The proteins below come from a single Malus sylvestris chromosome 3, drMalSylv7.2, whole genome shotgun sequence genomic window:
- the LOC126616321 gene encoding serine/threonine-protein kinase D6PKL1-like yields MSMASKSGARSSSPETQRKLIGSQTTEGNFRRPSPLPITKMSKSEPVTPKKIPRHVQQDALNQVSTEITEEKNYKIPHQKESAKTLADQLGSALSLGDAKQVPHVDPVVSGTRNFPEAGDQKKKTSENGVSPASAKVSDDGTSSIAKTSGSAKLSGRADFVESGKSSICRGSTSSDISDESTCSSFSSAINKPHKANDIHWEAIQAVRSKDGVFGLGHFRLLKKLGCGDIGSVYLSELSGTKCYFAMKVMDKASLANRKKLLRAQTEREILQCLDHPFLPTLYTHFETEKYSCLVMEFCPGGDLHTLRQRQPGKHFTEQAVKFYVAEVLLALEYLHMLGIVYRDLKPENVLVRDDGHIMLSDFDLSLRCIVSPTLVKSSAPDSEPFRRNSAYCVQPACIEPSCIQPSCVVPTTCFSPRFFSSKSKKDRKPKNEVGNQVRPLPELMAEPTNARSMSFVGTHEYLAPEIIKGEGHGSAVDWWTFGIFLYELLFGKTPFKGSGNRATLFNVVGQPLRFPETPVVSFSARDLIRGLLVKEPQHRLAYKRGATEIKQHPFFEGVNWALIRCASPPDIPKPVEFERISAPAVSTGDKATAAAAHPDQNNYLEFDFF; encoded by the exons ATGTCGATGGCCTCTAAATCCGGTGCCAGAAGTTCTTCCCCGGAAACTCAGAGGAAATTAATTGGTAGTCAAACAACAGAAGGAAATTTTCGCAGACCTTCACCTCTACCAATTACAAAGATGAGCAAATCGGAGCCAGTCACTCCCAAAAAAATTCCTAGGCATGTTCAACAAGATGCACTGAATCAGGTTTCCACAGAAATCACTGAAGAAAAGAACTATAAGATTCCTCATCAGAAGGAGTCTGCCAAAACTTTAGCGGATCAGTTAGGTTCAGCTTTATCACTGGGTGATGCAAAACAGGTTCCACATGTGGATCCTGTAGTGAGTGGGACTAGGAATTTTCCAGAAGCCGGTgatcaaaaaaagaaaacatcaGAAAATGGAGTTAGCCCAGCTTCAGCGAAAGTAAGTGATGATGGGACCAGCAGTATTGCCAAGACTAGTGGAAGCGCCAAGTTGAGTGGTCGAGCTGATTTTGTTGAGAGTGGGAAGAGCAGTATTTGTAGAGGCAGCACAAGCAGCGACATAAGTGACGAAAGTACTTGTAGCAGCTTTAGTAGCGCTATCAACAAACCCCACAAGGCAAATGACATACATTGGGAAGCCATACAGGCTGTCCGTTCAAAGGATGGTGTATTTGGTTTGGGCCATTTCAGACTTCTGAAGAAGTTGGGCTGTGGAGATATTGGAAGTGTCTATCTTTCAGAGTTGAGCGGAACAAAATGTTATTTTGCAATGAAAGTTATGGACAAAGCATCTTTGGCTAACCGCAAAAAACTTCTTCGTGCTCAGACAGAGAGAGAAATACTTCAATGTTTAGACCATCCTTTCCTTCCAACCCTATATACCCATTTCGAGACAGAGAAGTATTCATGTCTGGTGATGGAGTTCTGCCCTGGAGGTGACTTGCACACACTTAGGCAGAGACAACCCGGAAAGCATTTCACTGAGCAAGCAGTGAA GTTCTATGTAGCTGAGGTTCTCCTTGCGCTTGAATATCTTCACATGCTTGGGATTGTTTATCGTGACCTCAAGCCAGAAAATGTCCTTGTGAGAGATGATGGGCACATAATGCTTTCTGACTTTGACCTTTCCCTGCGCTGCATTGTCAGCCCAACCCTTGTCAAATCTTCAGCCCCCGATTCTGAACCTTTTCGAAGGAACTCAGCTTATTGTGTGCAACCTGCTTGCATCGAGCCCTCTTGTATTCAGCCATCTTGTGTGGTGCCTACAACATGTTTCTCCCCTCGTTTCTTTTCAAGTAAATCCAAGAAAGACCGTAAACCCAAGAATGAAGTAGGAAACCAAGTACGGCCATTGCCAGAACTCATGGCTGAGCCAACCAATGCTCGCTCGATGTCATTTGTTGGGACCCATGAGTATTTGGCACCAGAAATTATTAAAGGTGAAGGGCACGGCAGTGCTGTTGATTGGTGGACCTTCGGGATCTTTCTGTATGAGCTGTTGTTCGGTAAAACACCTTTCAAGGGATCAGGGAATCGAGCCACCCTGTTCAACGTGGTAGGTCAGCCATTGAGATTCCCGGAAACACCAGTGGTTAGCTTTTCAGCAAGGGATCTGATCAGGGGCCTACTGGTGAAAGAACCACAGCATAGGCTGGCATATAAGCGAGGAGCAACGGAGATTAAACAGCATCCGTTCTTTGAGGGTGTTAATTGGGCGTTGATTCGATGTGCAAGTCCTCCAGATATTCCGAAACCAGTCGAGTTTGAGCGGATTTCAGCCCCCGCAGTGTCAACCGGTGATAAGGctactgctgctgctgctcatCCTGATCAAAACAATTATCTGGAATTtgatttcttttaa